One segment of Malassezia restricta chromosome V, complete sequence DNA contains the following:
- a CDS encoding solute carrier family 35 (UDP-galactose transporter), member B1 — protein MAAARNGVLQLALCALAIYTAFLVWGLLQEKITSTVYHTGDPLDAFRVGERFEYGVLLNGVQALCSCVMAMAYLMYRRRGSTERGLLTRLGLDVLTPSGCDRALVARGKKQVPVRGVRRYVSPLLLQYLLVSALQSTASWLSIVALRHLSFPAITLAKSSKLVPVLVMNVLLYRRHFAAYKYVVVALVTLGVWMFMALGSKTSPGGVRGNSVLGMVLLAIHLLLDGTTNSTQDEVFATYGSYVSGTQMMLVMNAVSATYMLTALLVPAGAVSYLVAHARLYVGSLLHPHWAAQLLMAGLQVPTLSLTPQLVSGVQFLVRHPDAARDVLAYAMAGAAGQIAIFETLERFGSLTLVSITVTRKLFTMLLSIAVYQHQLRSLQWIGVAIVFVGLFIEMRAKQRQAKAKQS, from the exons ATGGCCGCGGCACGCAACGGggtgctgcagctcgcgctGTGTGCGCTAGCGATTTACACGGCGTTTCTTGTGTGGGGTCTGCTTCAGGAGAAGATCACGAGCACCGTGTACCATACGGGCGACCCGCTCGATGCGTTTCGTGTCGGCGAGCGCTTTGAGTACGGCGTGCTTCTCAACggcgtgcaggcgctctgTTCGTGTGTGATGGCGATGGCGTACCTGATGTATCGCCGGCGCGGCTCGACGGAGCGCGGTCTGTTGACGCGCCTGGGTCTCGATGTGCTCACGCCGTCTGGGTGTGACCGGGCGCTCGTGGCTCGTGGGAAGAAGCAGGTGCcggtgcgtggcgtgcgtcggTACGTGTCGCCGCTGCTCCTGCAGTACCTGCTGGTGTCGGCGCTGCAGtccacggcgtcgtggctgAGTATTGTGGCGCTGCGTCACTTGTCGTTTCCTGCTATTACGCTGGCCAAGTCGAGCAAGCTCGTGCCGGTGCTGGTCATGAACGTGCTGCTGTACCGCCGCCACTTTGCCGCGTACAAGTATGTGGTCGTCGCGCTTGTGACGCTGGGTGTGTGGATGTTTATGGCGCTCGGCTCCAAGACGAGTCCCGGCGGCGTGCGGGGCAACAGTGTGCTGGGCATGGTGCTCTTGGCGATTCATCTGCTGCTGGACGGCACGACGAACAGCACGCAGGACGAGGTGTTTGCGACGTATGGCTCGTACGTGTCTGGCACGCAGATGATGCTCGTGATGAATGCCGTGTCGGCGACGTACAtgctcacggcgctgctggtgccGGCGGGCGCCGTGTCCTATctcgtggcgcatgcgcgtcTGTACGTGGGCTCGCTACTGCATCCTCACTGGGCTGCGCAGCTTCTGATGGCCGGTCTGCAGGTGCCGACGCTGTCGCTCACGCCGCAGCTCGTGTCGGGCGTGCAGTTTCTCGTGCGGCATcccgacgcggcgcgcgacgtgctTGCGTACGCTATggccggcgcggcggggCAAATTGCGATTTTCGAAacgctcgagcgcttcgGCAGTCTGACGCTTGTGTCGATTACG GTGACGCGCAAGCTGTTTACGATGCTGCTCTCGATTGCGGTGTACCAGCACCAGCTGCGGTCGCTGCAGTGGATCGGTGTGGCGATTGTGTTTGTGGGTCTCTTTATCGAGATGCGGGCCAAGCAGCGGCAGGCCAAGGCGAAGCAGTCGTAA
- a CDS encoding VHS domain protein, giving the protein MTEEKHQPHHHLHMPHFHSHASEIETAIDELCSDKYAETSYDGMGELSDLIASKRHPEWDVTRAISHHLQGDSVPAQKRALTVLEGLVEMGEPAFQRSFATPDLVRTLRSISSSYGTDNGVRRKLMLMLLSWHKHFMRDPEMAHVSSLYGLCGGVEREHLMVPKAEPPRPRHEAVDLLHSSGSSVEGTLEASNRETEALWQAVMAASQSNTPVMESEDVKTHAMLVLELQKEVVQYIHTVGDADYIGTLIDANDKIVDVLQRLQDAAAGMPVQTHAPGTLPSSKEELIMNASRRLSLPDAVHSPANELLRDIDHSLMVHSGFTTAAPSRSAMEPAEHADPNEIDMSVVERNTQQVQGSVSGLPTAPPA; this is encoded by the exons ATGACAGAG GAGAAGCATCAGCCCCACCACCATTTGCACATGCCGCATTTCCATTCGCATGCCAGTGAGATTGAGACGGCGATTGACGAGCTGTGCTCGGACAAGTATGCAGAAACGTCCTACGACGGGATGGGCGAGCTGTCGGATCTGATTGCGTCGAAGCGGCACCCTGAATGGGACGTGACGCGTGCGATCAGCCATCACCTGCAGGGCGACTCGGTGCCGGCGCAAAAGCGCGCGCTCACTGTGCTGGAGGGCCTCGTGGAGATGGGCGAGCCTGCGTTCCAGCGGTCGTTTGCGACGCCGGATCTGGTGCGTACGCTGCGCAGCATCTCGAGCAGCTACGGCACGGACAATGGTGTGCGTCGCAAGCTCATGCTCATGCTTCTCTCGTGGCACAAGCACTTTATGCGCGATCCTGAGATGGCGCATGTGTCGAGTTTGTATGGCCTGTGCGGCGGTgtggagcgcgagcatcTCATGGTCCCGAAGGCggagccgccgcgcccgcgACACGAGGCAGTCGACCTCTTGCATTCGAGTGGCTCGAGTGTCGAGGGCACGCTGGAGGCGTCGAACCGCGAGACGGAGGCGCTTTGGCAGGCGGTCATGGCGGCGAGCCAGTCGAATACGCCGGTCATGGAGAGCGAGGATGTCAAgacgcacgccatgctcgtTTTGGAGCTACAGAAGGAAGTCGTGCAATACATCCACACGGTCGGTGACGCTGACTATATCGGCACACTGATCGACGCCAATGACAAGATTGTCGATGTTCTGCAGCGTCTGCAGGACGCGGCCGCTGGCATGCCCGTGCAGACGCACGCACCGGGCACGCTCCCCTCGTCGAAGGAGGAGCTTATCATGAACGCATCGCGCCGTCTGTCGCTGCCTGATGCTGTGCACTCGCCTGCGAATGAGCTCCTTCGTGACATTGATCACTCGCTCATGGTGCACTCGGGCTTCACGACGGCTGCGCCATCGCGCTCCGCGATGGAGCCTGCTGAGCACGCGGACCCGAACGAGATCGACATGTCGGTCGTGGAACGCAACACGCAGCAGGTCCAGGGCTCCGTGTCCGGTCTGCCCACCGCCCCGCCTGCCTAG
- a CDS encoding mitogen-activated protein kinase 1/3 → MAAVQAVEDASRIPSHRMPGVRVQHLRELAQQTETRKEDRRAAVIRKAREDVGRHYQVASIIGEGGYGVVFSAVHRRTGARVAIKRVAPFEHHLLAVRTLRELRLLRYFHEHSGCENIIKLLDVVVPGDRFSYQDMYFVQEMMDTDLYRVVRTQALSHDHAQYFTYQILRGLKPIHAAGVLHRDIKPSNLLVNANCDLKICDFGLARSMARHTRRDLQLTEYVATRWYRAPEIMLSSRSYTKAVDIWSVGCTLFEMLTGEPLFPGKDYHHQMMLILEVLGSASIESISAQCAVRALDYVRSLPWCAGKSWASLLPHVPADALDFLARTVVMDPAQRMTVEACLAHPFVAPYHDPSDEPGAPLLDAPLAAHFDAPPPSVQADVYRQALWDDGQYYQARTSRA, encoded by the coding sequence ATGGCCGCTGTACAAGCTGTGGAAGACGCTTCGCGCATCCCGTCGCACCGCATGCcgggcgtgcgtgtccagcacctgcgcgaGTTGGCGCAGCAGACCGAGACGCGCAAGGAGGACCGCCGCGCGGCGGTGATCcgcaaggcgcgcgaggaTGTGGGGCGGCACTACCAGGTGGCCTCGATCATTGGCGAGGGCGGGTACGGCGTCGTGTTCAGCGCCGTGCACCGGCGCAccggcgcgcgcgtcgcgatcaagcgcgtcgcgccgtTCGAGCACCACCTGCTGGcggtgcgcacgctgcgtgagctgcgcctgctgcgctACTTTCACGAGCACAGCGGCTGCGAGAACATcatcaagctgctggatgtCGTCGTGCCGGGCGACCGCTTCTCGTACCAGGACATGTACTTTGTGCAGGAGATGATGGACACGGACCTGTaccgcgtcgtgcgcacgcaggcgctgaGCCACGATCATGCGCAGTACTTTACGTACCAGATCCTGCGCGGCCTCAAGCCGATCCACGCGGCGGGTGTGCTGCACCGCGACATCAAGCCCAGCAACCTGCTCGTCAACGCGAACTGCGACCTCAAGATCTGCGACTTTGGGCTCGCCcgcagcatggcgcggcacacgcgccgcgacTTGCAGCTCACAGAGTacgtcgcgacgcgctggtACCGCGCGCCGGAGATCATGCTCTCGAGCCGCTCGTACACCAAGGCCGTCGACATCTGGTCCGTCGGGTGCACGCTGTTCGAGATGCTCACGGGCGAGCCGCTGTTCCCCGGCAAGGACTACCACCACCAAATGATGCTCATTCTCGAGGTGCTGGGCTCCGCTTCGATCGAGAGCATCTCGGCGCAGTGCGCCGTCCGCGCGCTCGACTACGTACGCTCGCTGCCGTGGTGCGCCGGCAAGTCGTGGGCTTcgctgctgccgcacgTCCCCGCCGACGCCCTCGACTTTCTCGCGCGCACCGTCGTCATGGACccggcgcagcgcatgacCGTCGAGGCGTGCCTTGCCCACCCGTTTGTCGCGCCGTACCACGACCCGAGCGACGAGCcgggcgcgccgctcctcgATGCGCCCCTCGCCGCGCACTTtgacgcaccgccgcccagcgTGCAGGCGGACGTGTACCGCCAGGCTTTGTGGGACGATGGCCAGTACTAccaggcacgcacgtcgcggGCCTAG
- a CDS encoding CDP-diacylglycerol---serine O-phosphatidyltransferase, with the protein MSAEEPQLRQRKHSDRKEVIGDLRADAEVQLKRFIETNGHFSLVRNFHLADAFTVMNGFCGAQSLYMSARFLVTSHPRYMWYALWLPVAGALFDYLDGKIARWRRSSSMLGQELDSLADLVSFGVAPTVAAFALGMREPLDTLVMTVFVCAGIARLARYNITAANIPKDVHGKQRYFEGMPIPSSLLLLVLLGVCLLTGRFDAPQGGAWTPPTDGTAYAYTGRWYSSLAEHQGFLFGSATLDVSSALYALFQLGGGVLPRLVQPSLLASIANGVGRITIHKMSFIWLLWSMAMLSKTLRIPKP; encoded by the coding sequence ATGTCGGCGGAAGAGCCCCAGTTGCGGCAGCGCAAGCATTCGGACCGCAAGGAGGTGATCGGTGATCTGCGGGCGGATGCGGAGGTGCAGCTGAAGCGCTTCATCGAGACGAATGGGCATTTCAGTCTCGTGCGCAATTTCCACCTCGCCGATGCGTTCACGGTCATGAACGGGTTCTGTGGCGCCCAGTCGTTGTATATGTCGGCGCGCTTCCTGGTCACGTCACATCCGCGCTACATGTGGTATGCGCTGTGGCTTCCTGTGGCCGGTGCGCTCTTTGATTATCTCGATGGCAAGATTGCGCGGTGGCGGCGATCGAGCAGCATGCTGGGCCAGGAGCTCGACTCGCTGGCCGATCTCGTGTCGTTCGGCGTGGCGCCTACGGTCGCGGCGTTCgcgcttggcatgcgcgagcCGCTCGATACACTCGTCATGACCGTGTTTGTGTGTGCgggcatcgcgcgcctcgcgcgctATAATATCACTGCAGCCAACATCCCCAAGGACGTGCACGGCAAGCAGCGGTACTTTGAGGGCATGCCGATTCCTTCGAgtctgctgctgctggtcTTGCTGGGTGTGTGCCTGCTGACGGGTCGCTTTGACGCGCCGCAAGGCGGTGCGTGGACGCCACCGACCGATGGCACAGCCTACGCCTACACGGGGCGCTGGTACAGCTCCCTGGCTGAGCACCAGGGCTTCTTATTTGGATCGGCGACGCTGGacgtgtcgagcgcgctCTATGCCCTGTTTCAGCTGGGTGGCGGCGTGCTTCCCCGTCTCGTGCAGCCCAGCCTACTCGCAAGTATCGCGAACGGCGTCGGTCGCATCACTATACATAAGATGTCGTTCATCTGGCTCCTGTGGTCGATGGCCATGCTGAGCAAAACGCTGCGGATACCGAAGCCCTGA
- a CDS encoding elongation factor G, with product MRTLGIIAHIDAGKTTLTERILTLTQRGLEAPTHAAATYVAPGDVDSGSTVTDFLEEERERGITIQSAAVGPIWWRDMAMTLVDTPGHIDFGIEVERAVRVVDGTIVVLDGVEGVEPQSENVWRQAKRYGVDAHLFFVNKLDRPGACISRSVRSIIDAGLHERPVLLQLPAYAADVGESDASGDRPLVGVVDLLSLHLWRFRGVAGERMEAVPLEASMPVYERALLARQALIDTLGSLDDDLLEHIVMLDEGEAVDVSLVQAALRRLTLAGRVCPVLCGAAAVNIGVQPLLDAVHRYLPSPADRPHVRGVLEPDTPRAREVDVALSDATPAALAFKVVWDRRRGPITFVKVYAGTLHAAQSVINTTGRHKERLARLLLPYADEYVDVRALHAGQIGVVLGLRDTRTGDTLVGSPAWRTLRLRRVHVPPPVFSASIEPRSKAEEGAVQDALQMLVRTDPSLHVTHGTQTVLSGMGELHLDIAHHRLTSEFGVQPRLGHVRVGYRETLTEAVEATSDEPALSVRVALSPAAGEQQVAVDVGDMPEVDGVPVAHLVQQGIRAALARGPRSGYPMHSVQGTVSVRAKDDDLPPAASIRQAVVQTIRRALGGKSGPTRLMEPMMHVTIEAPSTHAGALSTDISVEQHGSILDMQLEAQQDTPTYQVYLPPTDEAAQAQDQRMTIHAHIPLARMVRYSSRLRALTGGAGSHTMALHGFDVVSPERERELLAELGR from the coding sequence ATGAGGACGTTGGGTATTATTGCGCATATCGATGCGGGGAAAACGACGTTGACGGAGCGTATCCTGACGCtgacgcagcgcggcctcgaggcgccgacgcacgcggcggcgacgtATGTGGCGCCAGGCGATGTCGACAGTGGGAGCACTGTGACAGACTTTCTGGAGGAGGAGCGTGAGCGTGGCATCACGATCCAGAGTGCGGCGGTCGGTCCTATATGGTGGCGCGATATGGCCATGACGCTGGTGGACACGCCGGGTCACATTGACTTTGGGATTGAAgtcgagcgtgccgtgcgtgtcgtggaCGGCACGATCGTCGTGCTTGATGGAGTTGAGGGCGTCGAGCCGCAGAGCGAGAATGTGTGGCGCCAGGCAAAGCGCTacggcgtcgatgcgcacctGTTTTTTGTGAACAAGCTCGATCGACCGGGCGCGTGTATCTCGCGCtccgtgcgctcgatcaTCGATGCCGGtctgcacgagcgcccTGTGCTATTGCAGCTGCCAGCGTATGCGGCCGATGTGGGCGAGTCGGATGCGAGTGGCGATAGGCCTctcgtgggcgtcgtggatCTATTGAGCCTGCATCTGTGGCGCTTCCGAGGCGTGGcgggcgagcgcatggaagCGGTCCCGCTGGAGGCCAGTATGCCGGTGTACGAGCGTGCCTTGCTGGCTCGGCAGGCGCTGATCGACACGTTGGGATCGCTTGACGACGATCTCCTGGAGCACATCGTgatgctcgacgagggcgaggcggtggatgtgtcgctcgtgcaggcAGCGCTGCGTCGTCTGACGCTCGCGGGCCGCGTATGCCCTGTGCTgtgtggcgctgccgccgtgaaCATCGGCGTCCAGCCGCTtctcgatgccgtgcacAGGTACTTGCCGAGCCCTGCCGACCGGCCGCATGTCCGCGGCGTGTTAGAGCCCGACACACCGAGGGCCCGAGAGGTGGATGTGGCGCTCAGCGAcgcgacgccggcggcgctcgcctTCAAGGTCGTGTGGGACCGACGACGCGGTCCGATCACGTTTGTGAAAGTGTATGCGGGCACGCTGCATGCAGCGCAGAGCGTGATCAACACGACGGGCCGGCACAaggagcgcctcgcgcgccttttGCTGCCGTACGCGGACGAGTacgtcgatgtgcgcgcgctgcatgccgGCCAAAttggcgtcgtgctgggcctgcGCGATACACGCACAGGCGACACGCTCGTCGGCAGCCCGGCctggcgcacgctgcggctgcgccgcgtgcatgTCCCGCCGCCCGTGTTCAGCGCAAGTATTGAGCCGCGATCCAAGGCGGAGGAGGGCGCCGTCCAAGACGCGCTGCagatgctcgtgcgcacggaTCCGAGTCTGCATGTCACGCACGGCACCCAAACCGTGCTGAGTGGCATGGGCGAGCTGCATCTCGATATCGCGCACCACCGCCTCACGTCCGAGTTTGGGGTGCAGCCGCGCCTCGGGCATGTGCGCGTCGGCTACCGCGAGACGCTGACggaggccgtcgaggccACGTCCGACGAGCCTGCGCTGTCCGTGCGCGTTGCCCTCTCGCCCGCGGCGGGCGAGCAGCAGGTGGCGGTGGATGTGGGCGACATGCCCGAGGTGGACGGCGTGCCTGTGGCGCACCTGGTGCAGCAGGGCATTAGGGCCGCTCTGGCGCGCGGGCCTCGGAGTGGCTACCCGATGCATAGCGTGCAGGGCACCGTCTCTGTTCGGGCGAaggacgacgacctgcCGCCCGCCGCCAGTATCCGCCAGGCCGTCGTGCAGACGAtacgccgtgcgctcggcggcaAAAGCGGTCCGACGCGTCTGATGGAGCCCATGATGCACGtcacgatcgaggcgccTTCCACGCACGCAGGCGCGCTCTCGACCGACATTAGCGTCGAGCAGCACGGCTCGATTCTCGATatgcagctcgaggcgcaaCAAGACACGCCTACGTACCAAGTCTACCTGCCTCcgacggacgaggcggcccAGGCGCAGGACCAGCGCATGACGATCCACGCGCACATCCCCCTCGCCCGCATGGTGCGGTACAGCTCgcggctgcgtgcgctgaCGGGGGGCGCAGGCTCGCACACGATGGCCCTGCATGGTTTCGACGTCGTGTCGcccgagcgcgagcgcgaacTGCTCGCCGAGTTGGGCCGCTAG
- a CDS encoding peptidyl-prolyl cis-trans isomerase-like 4, whose amino-acid sequence MTGSDGRGSRAERVETHDAAREQGQDAGSDARTAEGTKQARDKADGADADDPTRERAQDDEKEAIERRRNAEAAALTLEIVGDLPYADIKPPENVLFVCKLNPVTRSEDLELIFSRFGEIRSCDVIRDKKTGDSLQYAFIEFEHRASAEQAYTKMQNVLIDDRRIWVDFSQSVSRLQHVWRKRRAAALHRSRPDRSRDARPRRRSASPPPRR is encoded by the exons ATGACCGGCTCCGACGGGCGTGGCAgtcgcgccgagcgcgttgagacgcacgacgcggcacgCGAGCAGGGTCAGGACGCAggcagcgatgcgcgtACTGCCGAGGGAACGAAGCAGGCACGCGATAAGGCCGACGGTGCGGACGCCGATGACCCGACacgcgagcgtgcgcaggacgacgagaaGGAGGCCATCGAACGCCGCCGAAACGCGGAAGCCGCCGCCTTGACGCTTGAAATCGTCGGGGACTTGCCGTATGCCGACATCAAGCCGCCCGAGAACGTGCTCTTTGTGTGCAAGCTCAATCCCGTGACGCGCAGCGAGGATCTGGAGCTCATTTTTTCGCGCTTTGGCGAGATTCGCAGCTGCGACGTGATACGCGACAAAAAG ACGGGCGACAGTCTGCAGTATGCGTTTATCGAGTTTGAGCACCGCGCGTCGGCAGAGCAGGCCTACACCAAGATGCAGAACGTGCTCATCGACGACCGACGCATCTGGGTCGACTTTTCGCAGAGCGTGTCGCGACTGCAGCATGTGTGGCGGAAGCGCCGAGCCGCGGCCCTGCATCGATCGCGCCCTGATCGATcgagggacgcgcgtcctcgGCGACGGTCTGCTTCCCCTCCACCTCGTAGGTAA
- a CDS encoding small subunit ribosomal protein S29, with product MLRRVERVGWAPLRTFATTAAVRAAPKPAAPKKKVSVRRGQLTGERRTGGLRRGGVDTSSQLSKATTHYAQQPDMSDLPVLKGASALREGVPGDALAWSKRTLAAFDAFGLPRELSRAQALQPKPRTIVREATKDVLQCGQGKHLLIGEPGCGKSTYLLQAVAQAVESESAVLYVPRSIALINSSSPYTYSPAFATYLQPEVATHLLQALLQVNGRILKRIEAPDAHVEGVRVPGGTLESMIRHALADENAHVRQLALEQVLRTLTQQTEVPFVVAIDDVQAYFMTSSYRDPDYVPLEAYELAVPRALRDLVLTPRSQAVVLSALSSAHADFPAPDALLVALREQCSAHGAPVPWSRVWATLSCRGSATRVREPHAYAQVNDTHLASARAAALSPLDVGAPLHRNEAASILDLLHRERVIWTTPNDEAFLAKLVESHGNVHTFTHSWRATLQ from the coding sequence ATGTTGCGGCGCGTGGAACGAGTGGGAtgggcgccgctgcgcacgtTCGCCACGACAGCTGCcgtgcgtgctgcgcctAAGCCGGCCGCGCCGAAGAAAAAGGTGTCGGTCCGTCGCGGCCAGCTCAcgggcgagcgccgcacagGCGGCCTGCGCCGAGGTGGCGTCGATACGTCCAGCCAGCTGTCCAaggcgacgacgcactATGCCCAGCAGCCCGACATGTCCGATCTGCCTGTCCTGAAGGGCGCCtccgcgctgcgcgagggCGTGCCAGGCGACGCTCTTGCGTGGTCCAAGCGCACCCTCGCGGCCTTCGATGCCTTTGGCCTCCCGCGCGAATTGTCGCGCGCGCAGGCTCTGCAGCCCAAGCCGCGCACGATCGTGCGCGAAGCGACGAAGGACGTGCTGCAGTGTGGCCAGGGAAAGCACCTGCTCATCGGCGAGCCGGGCTGCGGCAAGTCGACGTACCTGCTGCAGGCCGTCGCTCAGGCCGTCGAGTCCGAGTCGGCCGTGCTGTATGTGCCCCGCAGCATCGCCCTGATCaactcgtcgtcgccgtacACGTACTCACCCGCGTTTGCAACGTACCTGCAGCCGGAGGTGGcgacgcacctgctccagGCCCTCTTGCAGGTGAATGGCCGCATCCTGAAGCGGATCGAAGCGCccgacgcgcacgtcgagggcgtgcgtgtgccgggcggcacgctcgagagCATGATCCGCCACGCCCTCGCGGACGAAAATGCGCATGTGCGGCAgctggcgctcgagcaggtcctgcgcacgctgacGCAGCAGACCGAGGTGCCGTTCGTCGTGGCGATCGACGATGTCCAGGCCTATTTCATGACGTCCTCGTACAGGGATCCGGACTacgtgccgctcgaggcCTACGAGCTCGCTGTGCcacgtgcgctgcgcgaccTCGTCCTGACGCCGCGCTCACAGGCCGTGGTGCTGAGCGCGCTGAGCTCGGCGCACGCCGATTTCCCGGCCCCTGATGCcctgctcgtcgcgctgcgtgagcagtgctcggcgcacggcgcgcccGTGCCGTGGTCGCGCGTGTGGGCGACGCTGTCGTGCCGCGGCTCTgccacgcgcgtgcgcgagccGCACGCCTACGCCCAGGTCAACGATACCCATCTggcctcggcgcgcgctgcggccTTGTCGCCCCTGGATGTcggtgcgccgctgcaccGCAACGAGGCTGCCTCGATCCTTGATCTcctgcatcgcgagcgcgtcatCTGGACGACGCCGAACGACGAGGCGTTTTTGGccaagctcgtcgagagCCACGGCAACGTCCATACCTTTACTCATagctggcgcgcgacgctgcagtAA
- a CDS encoding DUF866 domain protein translates to MPSFALQFRGALTNVSGLVPAEGVDAALLIPIECTSCHEEHPNAVALEPSNVDEMQKSRGVANLVMHCPGCRRENAATFVVSKAEKLGEVSPWSAIDTDGDWATLCTIEFRGMQPRTPTIHGLLTDSSSWTCRGTESGTPFTDVQFEEDGEWHDYDDKAGDEVSITDVELRWHKV, encoded by the coding sequence ATGCCGAGTTTTGCGCTGCAGTTCCGAGGCGCGCTGACGAACGTGTCGGGTCTCGTCCCTGCCGAGGGCgtggatgcagcgctgcTGATCCCGATTGAGTGCACGTCGTGCCATGAGGAGCACCCGAATGCCGTCGCACTCGAGCCATCCAACGTGGATGAGATGCAAAAGAGCCGGGGCGTGGCGAATCTCGTGATGCACTGCCCAGGCTGCCGCCGTGAGAATGCAGCGACCTTCGTCGTGAGCAAAGCCGAGAAGCTCGGTGAGGTGTCGCCGTGGAGTGCGATTGACACGGACGGCGACTGGGCGACGCTCTGTACGATCGAGTTTCGCGGTAtgcagccacgcacgcccacGATCCATGGCCTTTTGACGGATTCGAGCTCATGGACGTGCCGAGGCACAGAGAGTGGCACGCCATTCACGGACGTCCAGTTTGAGGAGGACGGCGAGTGGCACGACTACGACGACAAGGCCGGCGACGAAGTCAGCATTACGGACGTGGAGCTACGGTGGCACAAGGTCTAG
- a CDS encoding maintenance of ploidy protein MOB2 has translation MSFFNQIGRSMGLPSRSAKPRAQPQPQPVVLERPWSDAPVPAPHKPLYLCQPFERSTLIKGSFRTIVALPKYVHPYEWVAINLCDFFHNLNLFCGVLTEFMTTQAQPTMSAGVGMHYTWVDIHRKPIHLPAAQYIDFVMTWIAQLLQDEAVFPTRPGRDFPPTFPTTAKHMYKHMLRIFAHIYHAHFPELVHLSCEGHLNSLFAHFLVFGHEFQLFQFAEFKGGPPACRGGVGGPEHPAMETPALRDVAAAPIGCTGEPQPYPGVCDLIERWVERDILPREVLG, from the coding sequence ATGAGCTTTTTCAATCAGATTGGGCGCTCGATGGGCCTCCCATCGCGGTCCGCCAAGCCGCGGGCGCAGCCGCAGCCGCAGCccgtcgtgctggagcGGCCGTGGAGCGATGCGCCCGTGCCCGCGCCGCACAAGCCGCTCTACCTGTGTCAGCCGTTCGAGCGGAGCACGCTGATCAAGGGCTCGTTCCGCACGATTGTCGCGCTGCCCAAGTATGTGCACCCGTACGAGTGGGTCGCGATCAATCTGTGCGACTTTTTCCACAACCTGAACTTGTTCTGTGGCGTGCTGACCGAGTTTAtgacgacgcaggcgcagccGACAATGTCGGCCGGCGTCGGGATGCACTATACCTGGGTCGATATCCACCGCAAGCCGATCCATctgccggcggcgcagTACATCGACTTTGTGATGACGTGGATTGCGCAGCTTTTGCAGGACGAGGCTGTCTTTCCCACGCGCCCCGGCCGCGACTTTCCCCCGACGTTCCCCACGACCGCGAAGCACATGTACAagcacatgctgcgcatctTTGCCCACATATACCACGCGCACTTCcccgagctcgtgcaccTCAGTTGCGAGGGCCATCTCAACTCGCTGTTCGCGCACTTTCTCGTGTTTGGCCACGAGTTCCAGCTCTTCCAGTTTGCCGAGTTCAAGGGCGGCCCACCCGCGTGCCGCGGCGGCGTAGGTGGCCCAGAGCATCCCGCTATGGAGAcgcctgcgctgcgcgacgtcgccgccgcgccgatCGGATGCACGGGCGAGCCGCAGCCCTACCCTGGCGTATGTGATCTGATCGAGCGATGGGTCGAACGAGATATCCTGCCACGCGAGGTGCTGGGGTGA